Proteins encoded within one genomic window of Xiphophorus maculatus strain JP 163 A chromosome 11, X_maculatus-5.0-male, whole genome shotgun sequence:
- the vmp1 gene encoding vacuole membrane protein 1 isoform X2, producing MEKKTLWCAYWVGLGILSSVGLGTGLHTFLLYLGPHIAAVTLAAYECGSVEFPEPPYPDQIVCPQQEAPTSGPGAEQVDVGADRMVAPAGLQGSISLWTIISKVRLEACMWGAGTAIGELPPYFMARAARLSGSDPDDDDYQKFEEMLDQTESAQDFGSRTKVAIQKLIQKVGFFGILACASIPNPLFDLAGLTCGHFLVPFWTFFGATLIGKAVIKMHIQKLFVIITFSKHIVEQMVSLIGAVPLLGAALQKPFREYLEAQKAKLHHVTGEGTPAEENWLSWLFEKVVVIMVCFFVCSIVNSMAQSYAKRKRHDKSSESKTE from the exons GGACCTCACATTGCAGCGGTGACTCTGGCAGCCTATGAATGTGGTTCGGTGGAATTCCCTGAGCCTCCCTATCCGGACCAAATTGTCTGTCCCCAACAGGAAGCACCAACATCCGGCCCTGGTGCTGAGCAGGTGGATGTGGGGGCAGACAGGATGGTGGCCCCAGCGGGCCTCCAGGGAAGCATCTCCCTCTGGACAATCATTTCAAAAGTTCGTCTGGAAGCTTGTATGTGG GGCGCTGGTACCGCTATAGGGGAGCTCCCTCCTTACTTCATGGCGCGGGCTGCCCGCctgtctggttctgatccagatgaTGACGATTACCAGAAGTTTGAGGAAATGCTGGACCAGACCGAGTCCGCCCAG gattTTGGATCCCGAACGAAAGTAGCCATCCAGAAGCTCATCCAGAAGGTCGgcttctttgggattttagcCTGCGCCTCt ATCCCGAACCCGCTGTTCGACCTGGCCGGATTAACGTGCGGACATTTTCTGGTCCCCTTCTGGACGTTTTTTGGTGCAACGCTGATTGGAAAGGCTGTGATCAAAATGCACATTCAG AAACTGTTTGTGATCATCACCTTCAGCAAGCACATTGTGGAGCAGATGGTCTCTCTCATTGG CGCTGTTCCTCTGCTGGGTGCGGCACTGCAGAAGCCCTTCAGGGAGTACTTGGAGGCCCAGAAGGCCAAGCTGCACCATGTCACCGGAGAGGGGACCCCAGCT GAGGAGAACTGGCTCTCGTGGCTCTTCGAGAAGGTTGTGGTCATCATGGTATGCTTCTTTGTCTGCTCCATTGTCAACTCCATGGCGCAGAGCTACGCCAAGCGCAAGCGGCACGACAAGTCCTCGGAGAGCAAGACGGAGTGA